ACAATAACATTGCCTTTTATTGATATTGCAACTTCTTGTCCCGTCTTGGCCTCTCTTAATGTTTGACCCATGTATTGAATCTGTTGTATTTCTCCAATACTTCTGCCATCACTTCGCATTAAAGGCATTCCAGGTCTTATAATTCCTCCTAGAATGCTTACACCTACTATTGCTGGATCACTACGCCTAAAGATGTATCCTGGTAATATTTTTATTTTGGCTGGCGGTACTATAGACTCAAATTCTCTTCTAAGTTCCATCATTTTTTCGCTTTCTATCCAATTAATATAGTCATCGATAAGCTTATAAATTATGTTATTACTAAATATTTTGATATTTTCTTTCCGAGCTAATTCTTCAGCATCAGGAAGAGCTTTAACATTGAATAGAAGTATTACTCCGTAATATTTATTATTTTTTGCAACAATAGAAGCCTCAATGACATCACGCTTAGTTAGAGGACCAACATCGGCAATTCTTATTGGAATAGATTTTCTGTTGAGAGCTAAAATTATAGCTTCTAAGGTTCCTAAAGTATCAGCTTTAACAATAACACCATCTATATCTCTTCTAAAACGAATTGTTTCTACTTCCTCCATAACAAGTCTCTTATACTTTTCTATCTCATTTTCATTTGGTACCACAAAAAATGGTGAACCTGCTATTGCTTCTTCAATTCCAGGCGCTATTACCCTTACTCCAGCAGCTGCAGCAACTTCCTCAACAATCTGGAGTTCTGTTCTAGCAATTCTAATGTCTGTTAAGGGCTTAGGCATTAAAATTGCTCTAACCTTAGTAACTATAGGTCCATTAAAGCCTGCTACTACAATGTTATCTCTTTCTCTAAGAACACCATCATATATAATTACATCTAGAGCAGCTCCATAACCCTGTTGCTCCTTTACCTCAAGTACTACACCTTTAGCCGGACCCTCGGCAAATCTTAGTCTTTCTGCAAGAAATCTTTGAGTGATACCAGCAAGAATAGCCAATAGTTCTGGTATACCTTCTCCAGTTTTAGCTGATACAGGAACTATAGGTACTACCTTCATAAAATCTCTTACACGTTCAAAATATTCTGCATTTACTCCATAGCTAGAGAGCTGAGCAATAAGATTATACAATAGAGTTTCTAACTTATTAACTACAGCTCGACTCTGTTTTTTAAGACTACTAATTATTGGTTCATCTGGATAAGGTTTCCAGCCCTGTATCTTATCTATTTTATTAGCTGCTATAACAAATGGTACATTTCTAGCCTTTAAAACATCGATACTTTCAATGGTTTGAGGCTTTACTCCTTCATTAATATCAATAACTAAGATAGCAATATCTGCAACACTACCACCTCTTTTTCTCAGATTAGAGAACAGTTCATGTCCAGGGGTATCTATGAATAAAAGTCCCGGGATCTCAAGTTTGAATGGAATAATTTTTTTAAGGGGCATTGCCACTTTCTCTATGACAGAAGAAGGAACCATGCTAGCACCAACATGTTGTGTCATCTCACCAGCTTCCTTCTTTACTACAGCTGTACCCCTGATTTTGTCTAATAATGTTGTTTTTCCATGATCTACATGTCCGAGAACTACAACTATTGGCTGTCTTAATTTTCTATCAACATGTTTAGACATTTCTAGCACCATACTATATACTATTAAGCTCAGCAAGAGATTTAATAAGATTATGATAAAGACTTTAGAGAGTCCAAATAGCTTTTTAGGTGTATCTCAGAAAATAGTCATAGTAAGTAGGGTGTCATAATAGCATGCCCGAGTTTAAACTAGTGGTATCAGATCCTAGGGTAAAGCAACAGAAGGTAATACCTGTTAAGGTTGTAGGTCTAGAGGATCTAGAGTATAGTGATAAGCATAAGGAGCAGAGAGAGCTACCAAAGGTTAGAGTACATTCTGGGCTACTAAAGTTGTTAGATCCTGGGCTTGGGGTAGTGGTTATAAGGATATGGAAGAATAGGGCTAATAGAGAGAAGGTTAACTTAGTGGCAATTGCTGAGGAAGGTAATGTTCCTGATATACAGACTGTTGGAGTTCCCATAGGATTTATGAGGGAAAAACTAGGTGCTACAGAAGCTTTGGGAGAGATATTTACAGCATCATCATTTCAGATAGTCGTTGGGGGTGATATAGCTGCAAGGCTTATTGGACTTAAAATAGGTGATAGAATTGATGGTAGAATAATAGGATTAAAAGGTGTAATGCTAGAGATTAGAGGTGGTTCAGATTTAGCTGGTTTTCCAATGAGAGTAGATATCTCTGGATCTGTAAAGAAATATATATTACTTTCTAAAGGACCTGGGTTCAGACCTAAGGAAGAGGGTGAGCGTAGAAGAAAACTTGTTAGAGGCAATACTATATCTGATGACATTGTACAGATTAATGCTGTAGTAATACCGACATAGATTTAACCTCTAAATCTAAATCTTTAAATTCTGAGGAATGAAGAAATGTCATTAATTCCTACAATGAATATAGGCGTTGTTGGACATGTAGATCATGGAAAAACAACATTAGTTCAGGCTTTAACAGGGCAATGGACTGCTAGACACTCAGAAGAATTAAAAAAGTCTATGACGATAAAGCTTGGTTATGCTAATGGGTATATATCATATTGTAGAGATTTAGAACCTCCCGAAGCTTATGGAACAAGTACAGTATGTCCTAATGGGGAAAAGGCTGAGATATTAAAAAGTGTATCATATATAGATGCACCAGGTCATGAAATTCTTATGGCTACAATGCTTGCAGGTTCTGTATTAATGGATGCAGCACTACTAGTTATTGCGGCCAATGAGCCTTGTCCTCAACCACAGACACAGGAACACTTAGCAGCTCTTGAAATAATAGGACTTAATCAACTTATTGTAGTTCAGAATAAAGTAGATACTGTTGATAAGGAGCAGGCAAAGAAAAACTATAAGCAGATAGTTGATTTTATTAGTACAACTCGTTTTTCAAAGGCTCCTATAATTCCTGTAAGTGCTTTACATAAAGTAAATATAGATGTATTGGCATTAGCTATGTATAAACTTTTTAAGGAACCTGAAAGAATTCTTGGTAAACCAGGATTGATGTTAATAGCAAGAAGTTTTGACGTTAATCCTCCTGGTACTCCACCAGAAAGACTTGTTGGCGGTGTAGTAGGTGGAGGAGTTATTAGGGGTGAAATAGATATCGATGATGAAATTGAAATTAAACCCGGTGTAAGAATAGAAGAGAAAGGTGGAAAGGTCAGATATGAACCCTTAGTAACTAGGGTTGTAAGCATTAAGTATGGTGATATAGCTGTAGATAAAGCACGCCCAGGAGGCTTAGTTGCTATAGGTACAACACTTGATCCATCACTTACAAAGGCTGATAGGATGAGGGGGAACGTACTAGGACATAACGTTCCAGATCCTGTTAATAGTCTAGTGATCGAATATAGATTATTTGAGAAAATTGCAGGAATTAAGGGTTATGAAAAGATGGAACCAATAAAGTCACGAGAACCTATAATAATAACAATAGGTACTATGGTTGGAATGGGAATAGTTACAAAAGCTACTTCAGATATGTTAGAGGTTACTATGAGAGAACCTGTAGTAGTATATCAGGATAGAGCAACAGTTGCAATTAGTAGAAACATAAAAGGACGTTGGAGATTAGCTGGATGGGGATATGTAAAGGCATAAGTAGATGTATAAGAAATGTTTAACTCTTATAGATACAAGTATTATTCTTTTAATAGCATATAATGAAGCTTCGCTTGACAATTTTATAGAGGCTACAATGGGTTGCGAGGTAGTGGTACTTTCAAGTGTTATAGATGAATTGAATAGATTGAAAGATTTACAAGATAATAGGTCTAAAAAGGCTTTATGGGCACTAAATAATATTGTAAATAACTTTACGGTTGTACATATAGATAGCACTGGTAATGTAGATCAAGATCTAA
Above is a genomic segment from Ignisphaera aggregans DSM 17230 containing:
- a CDS encoding translation initiation factor eaIF-5B (COGs: COG0532 Translation initiation factor 2 (IF-2; GTPase)~InterPro IPR000795:IPR004161:IPR004544:IPR005225~KEGG: hbu:Hbut_0443 translation initiation factor IF-2~PFAM: protein synthesis factor GTP-binding; elongation factor Tu domain 2 protein~SPTR: A2BJZ8 Probable translation initiation factor IF-2~TIGRFAM: translation initiation factor aIF-2; small GTP-binding protein~PFAM: Elongation factor Tu domain 2; Translation-initiation factor 2; Elongation factor Tu GTP binding domain~TIGRFAM: translation initiation factor aIF-2/yIF-2; small GTP-binding protein domain) — its product is MVLEMSKHVDRKLRQPIVVVLGHVDHGKTTLLDKIRGTAVVKKEAGEMTQHVGASMVPSSVIEKVAMPLKKIIPFKLEIPGLLFIDTPGHELFSNLRKRGGSVADIAILVIDINEGVKPQTIESIDVLKARNVPFVIAANKIDKIQGWKPYPDEPIISSLKKQSRAVVNKLETLLYNLIAQLSSYGVNAEYFERVRDFMKVVPIVPVSAKTGEGIPELLAILAGITQRFLAERLRFAEGPAKGVVLEVKEQQGYGAALDVIIYDGVLRERDNIVVAGFNGPIVTKVRAILMPKPLTDIRIARTELQIVEEVAAAAGVRVIAPGIEEAIAGSPFFVVPNENEIEKYKRLVMEEVETIRFRRDIDGVIVKADTLGTLEAIILALNRKSIPIRIADVGPLTKRDVIEASIVAKNNKYYGVILLFNVKALPDAEELARKENIKIFSNNIIYKLIDDYINWIESEKMMELRREFESIVPPAKIKILPGYIFRRSDPAIVGVSILGGIIRPGMPLMRSDGRSIGEIQQIQYMGQTLREAKTGQEVAISIKGNVIVGRHIKEDDILYSDIPLSHVKILVSKFKNILDETSLTVLKEIIKIKSLKEPEYAAFLMQL
- a CDS encoding Ribosomal protein S6e (COGs: COG2125 Ribosomal protein S6E (S10)~InterPro IPR001377:IPR018282~KEGG: hbu:Hbut_0442 30S ribosomal protein S6e~PFAM: Ribosomal protein S6e~SPTR: A2BJZ7 30S ribosomal protein S6e~PFAM: Ribosomal protein S6e), coding for MPEFKLVVSDPRVKQQKVIPVKVVGLEDLEYSDKHKEQRELPKVRVHSGLLKLLDPGLGVVVIRIWKNRANREKVNLVAIAEEGNVPDIQTVGVPIGFMREKLGATEALGEIFTASSFQIVVGGDIAARLIGLKIGDRIDGRIIGLKGVMLEIRGGSDLAGFPMRVDISGSVKKYILLSKGPGFRPKEEGERRRKLVRGNTISDDIVQINAVVIPT
- a CDS encoding translation initiation factor 2 subunit gamma (aeIF-2g) (COGs: COG5257 Translation initiation factor 2 gamma subunit (eIF-2gamma; GTPase)~InterPro IPR000795:IPR015256~KEGG: smr:Smar_0831 translation initiation factor IF-2 subunit gamma~PFAM: protein synthesis factor GTP-binding; Initiation factor eIF2 gamma domain protein~SPTR: A3DMS2 Translation initiation factor 2 subunit gamma (AeIF-2g)~PFAM: Elongation factor Tu GTP binding domain; Initiation factor eIF2 gamma, C terminal); protein product: MSLIPTMNIGVVGHVDHGKTTLVQALTGQWTARHSEELKKSMTIKLGYANGYISYCRDLEPPEAYGTSTVCPNGEKAEILKSVSYIDAPGHEILMATMLAGSVLMDAALLVIAANEPCPQPQTQEHLAALEIIGLNQLIVVQNKVDTVDKEQAKKNYKQIVDFISTTRFSKAPIIPVSALHKVNIDVLALAMYKLFKEPERILGKPGLMLIARSFDVNPPGTPPERLVGGVVGGGVIRGEIDIDDEIEIKPGVRIEEKGGKVRYEPLVTRVVSIKYGDIAVDKARPGGLVAIGTTLDPSLTKADRMRGNVLGHNVPDPVNSLVIEYRLFEKIAGIKGYEKMEPIKSREPIIITIGTMVGMGIVTKATSDMLEVTMREPVVVYQDRATVAISRNIKGRWRLAGWGYVKA
- a CDS encoding PilT domain-containing protein (KEGG: tpe:Tpen_0691 PilT domain-containing protein~SPTR: A1RY13 PilT protein domain protein~PFAM: Fcf1), producing MYKKCLTLIDTSIILLIAYNEASLDNFIEATMGCEVVVLSSVIDELNRLKDLQDNRSKKALWALNNIVNNFTVVHIDSTGNVDQDLINFALNKIKEFKVFIATVDSDLKNKALLKGIGVIFYRKSKNKFEVIP